The following coding sequences lie in one Spinacia oleracea cultivar Varoflay chromosome 1, BTI_SOV_V1, whole genome shotgun sequence genomic window:
- the LOC110775031 gene encoding uncharacterized protein → MEAENNSKSSSASKIIPEKVMEGVRRTLANIDELQSKFDEFLSLASDPDVLSQLPPLERAQSLLLLSKLTSVLLSVRLRCSGVYPDHHPIKGELDRLSRYQEKLERFVDISKAPLRPSTKVNTQAATRFIEHSLPDLTAEQRKRMRAISKGDEGRMKYSERNIQKKRKTPLSDMKSVREAAEDFLQKAARELLGETNGGVKGPLGPVQPVDIDED, encoded by the exons ATGGAGGCCGAGAATAATAGTAAAAGTAGCAGCGCCAGCAAGATAATCCCAGAAAAAGTAATGGAAGGAGTAAGAAGAACATTGGCAAACATTGATGAACTTCAATCAAAATTTGATGAATTTCTCTCTCTTGCTTCTGACCCTGATGTTCTGTCTCAATTACCCCCTTTAGAACGAGCTCAATCCCTTCTTTTGCTGTCCAAACTTACTTCAGTTCTTCTTTCTg TGAGGTTGAGATGCAGTGGGGTTTACCCTGATCACCACCCAATCAAAGGAGAGCTG GATAGGTTGAGCCGGTATCAAGAAAAACTCGAGCGCTTTGTGGATATAAGTAAAG CACCCTTGCGGCCTAGTACTAAAGTGAACACCCAAGCAGCAACGCGCTTTATTGAACACTCTTTGCCTGATCTTACAGCTG AGCAAAGAAAAAGAATGAGGGCCATCAGTAAGGGCGATGAAGGTAGGATGAAGTACTCGGAGAGAAATATCCAGAAGAAGAGGAAAACTCCGTTAAGTGACATGAAATCTGTACGAGAGGCTGCAGAGGACTTTCTGCAGAAAGCTGCTCGTGAACTTCTTGGTGAAACCAATGGAGGCGTAAAGGGGCCTCTGGGTCCCGTGCAACCTGTAGATATTGATGAGGATTAA
- the LOC110775032 gene encoding uncharacterized protein: protein MDSRRSSSSGVDEVTKIRQKHQSLLQDYLVLQKECVSKKRKLKESKEKKDTLLDEIRFLKRRRNLLLRLQSPNSEQQEDFVESQKTHAKYEVGPSGRYAGTSEPPLQNSRPTTGSIWNSASLANEEVGFPSVKLGKKPKDLFTNGKRAEKRKISWQDPLALKV, encoded by the exons ATGGATTCTCGTCGATCAAGTTCTTCTGGTGTTGATGAGGTGACTAAAATTAGGCAAAAGCATCAGTCTTTGTTGCAAGATTACTTGGTCTTGCAAAAG GAATGTGTATCAAAGAAGAGAAAGCTAAAGGAatcaaaggaaaagaaagataCCCTTTTGGATGAAATCAG ATTCTTGAAGCGGAGACGCAACCTCCTACTGAGGTTGCAATCACCAAATTCAGAACAACAGGAAGATTTTGTTGAGTCACAGAAGACACATGCTAAATATGAAGTAGGACCAAGTGGAAGATACGCTGGTACTAGTGAACCACCGTTGCAAAATTCACGGCCAACAACGGGTTCTATTTGGAATTCT GCTAGCCTCGCCAACGAGGAGGTGGGTTTTCCATCAGTGAAATTAGGGAAGAAGCCTAAGGATTTGTTTACTAATGGTAAAAGAGCTGAGAAAAGGAAAATTTCTTGGCAAGACCCGTTGGCGTTGAAGGTTTGA
- the LOC110775033 gene encoding uncharacterized protein isoform X2 — MEDDISQENPNSISKIPTLLVDHSLQMQGEFLMKKEEDGGGKNSLMEVVQLEIDMEKKKIREEIIASQIIRRRELEAEVRMEIMMEEQSMGSSVDEFGKNVKLIGGIDDPLQIKNNVFGDEGEKQQIHDEVELGKRPFERDPSLVAAQVAGKYVAGVGGEEVLGQAMPSSGISGRKRKAETSVVVSDEETASGALQKKKWYCSLCGVSATSAGGLNLHLHGKKHKAKEAVTKSGDTGSNTSNTSADSYSVENSMHPMEQAVSDVHVNKVQPMEEEKSQVQPMDEKKSLVTKKWECSLCQLSVTSEALLKSHLQGKKHKAKEAVTISGNTASNISTDSYSVENSMQPMEQLVGQVQPMEQMVSQVQTTEEEKSQVLPVDEETSQVQPMEEEKSKVQLTEEKKSLVAKKWECSLCQLSVTSETLLKSHLQGKKHKAKEAKLGVGQGMSGNCGEPAKEKNVDAKKWYCSLCQVSAASEKNLNDHFQGKKHKAKAGLADQEAGNMDSDSIDISKDEGEEGLMNEQEKTNTRTEPRKIQVSEQGIVDSLNTVKTGLEGDEAETEELEKSDYNSQEMDGKPVKLWHCKMCNEGTYDEATMANHRKSSKHMNMLREIGGCLIVVSNMHKEADEGEKGSQDAALE, encoded by the exons ATGGAAGACGATATTTCACAAGAAAATcccaattcaatttcaaaaattCCCACATTATTGGTTGATCATAGTTTGCAAATGCAAG gggaatttctgatgaagaaggaagaagaTGGTGGTGGGAAGAACTCATTAATGGAGGTAGTACAATTAGAGATAGATATGGAGAAGAAGAAGATTAGGGAAGAGATCATTGCTTCGCAGATCATTCGACGCCGAGAGCTCGAAGCCGAGGTTAGGATGGAGATTATGATGGAGGAACAAAGCATGG GGAGTTCTGTTGATGAATTTGGAAAGAATGTGAAATTGATTGGTGGGATTGATGATCCCTTGCAAATTAAGAATAATGTGTTTGGAGATGAAGGGGAGAAGCAGCAAATTCATGACGAAGTTGAATTGGGAAAAAGGCCTTTCGAACGGGACCCTAGTTTGGTTGCTGCTCAAGTTGCAGGAAAATATGTGGCTGGAGTTGGTGGGGAAGAAGTATTGGGCCAG GCTATGCCTAGTTCAGGCATTTCTGGCAGGAAAAGGAAAGCTGAAACATCAGTAGTAGTAAGTGACGAAGAGACAGCTTCTGGTGCATTGCAGAAGAAGAAGTGGTATTGCTCCTTGTGCGGAGTTTCTGCTACATCAGCAGGAGGGTTGAATCTTCATCTCCATGGGAAAAAGCACAAAGCAAAAGAAGCAGTGACTAAATCTGGTGACACAGGCAGCAATACTAGTAATACTAGTGCAGACAGCTATTCAGTTGAGAATTCAATGCACCCTATGGAGCAAGCAGTAAGCGACGTGCATGTAAACAAAGTGCAGCCTATGGAGGAAGAGAAAAGCCAAGTGCAGCCGATGGATGAAAAGAAAAGTCTAGTTACCAAGAAATGGGAGTGCTCTTTATGTCAGTTATCTGTAACTTCCGAGGCACTCCTAAAAAGTCATCTCCAAGGAAAgaagcacaaagcaaaggaagcggTGACTATATCTGGCAACACAGCCAGCAATATTAGCACAGACAGCTATTCAGTTGAGAATTCAATGCAGCCTATGGAACAATTGGTAGGCCAAGTGCAACCTATGGAGCAAATGGTAAGTCAAGTACAGACTACGGAGGAAGAGAAAAGCCAAGTGCTTCCTGTGGACGAAGAGACAAGTCAAGTGCAACCAATGGAGGAAGAGAAAAGCAAAGTGCAGCTGACAGAGGAAAAGAAAAGCCTAGTTGCCAAGAAATGGGAGTGTTCTTTGTGTCAGTTATCTGTTACTTCCGAGACACTCTTAAAAAGCCATCTCCAAGGAAAAAAGCACAAAGCGAAGGAGGCTAAGCTTGGAGTTGGTCAAGGAATGAGTGGTAATTGTGGTGAACCAGCCAAGGAAAAAAATGTGGATGCAAAGAAATGGTACTGTTCACTATGCCAAGTATCGGCTGCATCAGAGAAAAACCTAAATGATCATTTTCAAGGGAAAAAACACAAGGCTAAGGCAGGGTTGGCTGATCAAGAGGCTGGTAATATGGATTCTGATTCAATTGATATCTCAAAAGATGAGGGAGAAGAGGGTCTCATGAATGAGcaagaaaaaacaaatacaAGAACAGAGCCGCGCAAAATCCAAGTAAGCGAACAAGGAATAGTCGACTCGTTGAACACAGTTAAGACTGGACTAGAGGGGGATGAAGCAGAGACAGAAGAATTGGAGAAAAGTGATTACAATAGCCAAGAGATGGATGGGAAACCTGTGAAGTTGTGGCACTGCAAGATGTGCAATGAAGGAACTTATGATGAAGCAACAATGGCTAATCACAGAAAGAGTAGTAAGCACATGAATATGCTTCGGGAAATTGGTGGCTGTCTCATAGTTGTGTCAAACATGCACAAGGAAGCAGATGAAGGTGAGAAAGGTTCACAAGATGCAGCActtgaatga
- the LOC110775033 gene encoding uncharacterized protein isoform X1, translating into MEDDISQENPNSISKIPTLLVDHSLQMQGEFLMKKEEDGGGKNSLMEVVQLEIDMEKKKIREEIIASQIIRRRELEAEVRMEIMMEEQSMGMRRFYRDSNYVDPCMLMNNSYGFLGFRDGPSYFHKNLLNVGSSVDEFGKNVKLIGGIDDPLQIKNNVFGDEGEKQQIHDEVELGKRPFERDPSLVAAQVAGKYVAGVGGEEVLGQAMPSSGISGRKRKAETSVVVSDEETASGALQKKKWYCSLCGVSATSAGGLNLHLHGKKHKAKEAVTKSGDTGSNTSNTSADSYSVENSMHPMEQAVSDVHVNKVQPMEEEKSQVQPMDEKKSLVTKKWECSLCQLSVTSEALLKSHLQGKKHKAKEAVTISGNTASNISTDSYSVENSMQPMEQLVGQVQPMEQMVSQVQTTEEEKSQVLPVDEETSQVQPMEEEKSKVQLTEEKKSLVAKKWECSLCQLSVTSETLLKSHLQGKKHKAKEAKLGVGQGMSGNCGEPAKEKNVDAKKWYCSLCQVSAASEKNLNDHFQGKKHKAKAGLADQEAGNMDSDSIDISKDEGEEGLMNEQEKTNTRTEPRKIQVSEQGIVDSLNTVKTGLEGDEAETEELEKSDYNSQEMDGKPVKLWHCKMCNEGTYDEATMANHRKSSKHMNMLREIGGCLIVVSNMHKEADEGEKGSQDAALE; encoded by the exons ATGGAAGACGATATTTCACAAGAAAATcccaattcaatttcaaaaattCCCACATTATTGGTTGATCATAGTTTGCAAATGCAAG gggaatttctgatgaagaaggaagaagaTGGTGGTGGGAAGAACTCATTAATGGAGGTAGTACAATTAGAGATAGATATGGAGAAGAAGAAGATTAGGGAAGAGATCATTGCTTCGCAGATCATTCGACGCCGAGAGCTCGAAGCCGAGGTTAGGATGGAGATTATGATGGAGGAACAAAGCATGGGTATGAGGCGTTTTTATAGGGATTCTAATTATGTTGATCCTTGTATGTTAATGAATAATTCATATGGGTTTTTGGGTTTTCGGGACGGACCAtcttattttcataaaaatttgcTGAATGTAGGGAGTTCTGTTGATGAATTTGGAAAGAATGTGAAATTGATTGGTGGGATTGATGATCCCTTGCAAATTAAGAATAATGTGTTTGGAGATGAAGGGGAGAAGCAGCAAATTCATGACGAAGTTGAATTGGGAAAAAGGCCTTTCGAACGGGACCCTAGTTTGGTTGCTGCTCAAGTTGCAGGAAAATATGTGGCTGGAGTTGGTGGGGAAGAAGTATTGGGCCAG GCTATGCCTAGTTCAGGCATTTCTGGCAGGAAAAGGAAAGCTGAAACATCAGTAGTAGTAAGTGACGAAGAGACAGCTTCTGGTGCATTGCAGAAGAAGAAGTGGTATTGCTCCTTGTGCGGAGTTTCTGCTACATCAGCAGGAGGGTTGAATCTTCATCTCCATGGGAAAAAGCACAAAGCAAAAGAAGCAGTGACTAAATCTGGTGACACAGGCAGCAATACTAGTAATACTAGTGCAGACAGCTATTCAGTTGAGAATTCAATGCACCCTATGGAGCAAGCAGTAAGCGACGTGCATGTAAACAAAGTGCAGCCTATGGAGGAAGAGAAAAGCCAAGTGCAGCCGATGGATGAAAAGAAAAGTCTAGTTACCAAGAAATGGGAGTGCTCTTTATGTCAGTTATCTGTAACTTCCGAGGCACTCCTAAAAAGTCATCTCCAAGGAAAgaagcacaaagcaaaggaagcggTGACTATATCTGGCAACACAGCCAGCAATATTAGCACAGACAGCTATTCAGTTGAGAATTCAATGCAGCCTATGGAACAATTGGTAGGCCAAGTGCAACCTATGGAGCAAATGGTAAGTCAAGTACAGACTACGGAGGAAGAGAAAAGCCAAGTGCTTCCTGTGGACGAAGAGACAAGTCAAGTGCAACCAATGGAGGAAGAGAAAAGCAAAGTGCAGCTGACAGAGGAAAAGAAAAGCCTAGTTGCCAAGAAATGGGAGTGTTCTTTGTGTCAGTTATCTGTTACTTCCGAGACACTCTTAAAAAGCCATCTCCAAGGAAAAAAGCACAAAGCGAAGGAGGCTAAGCTTGGAGTTGGTCAAGGAATGAGTGGTAATTGTGGTGAACCAGCCAAGGAAAAAAATGTGGATGCAAAGAAATGGTACTGTTCACTATGCCAAGTATCGGCTGCATCAGAGAAAAACCTAAATGATCATTTTCAAGGGAAAAAACACAAGGCTAAGGCAGGGTTGGCTGATCAAGAGGCTGGTAATATGGATTCTGATTCAATTGATATCTCAAAAGATGAGGGAGAAGAGGGTCTCATGAATGAGcaagaaaaaacaaatacaAGAACAGAGCCGCGCAAAATCCAAGTAAGCGAACAAGGAATAGTCGACTCGTTGAACACAGTTAAGACTGGACTAGAGGGGGATGAAGCAGAGACAGAAGAATTGGAGAAAAGTGATTACAATAGCCAAGAGATGGATGGGAAACCTGTGAAGTTGTGGCACTGCAAGATGTGCAATGAAGGAACTTATGATGAAGCAACAATGGCTAATCACAGAAAGAGTAGTAAGCACATGAATATGCTTCGGGAAATTGGTGGCTGTCTCATAGTTGTGTCAAACATGCACAAGGAAGCAGATGAAGGTGAGAAAGGTTCACAAGATGCAGCActtgaatga